In Anaerohalosphaeraceae bacterium, the genomic window ACGGCTCCGTCCGTCCGGTGCTCGAGATTCACCGCTGCTGGCATTATCCCTATCCGCTGGATATTGGGGCCATGCAGCAGGCCGCCGAACGGCTTTTGGGCACCCGTGATTTTAAATCCTTTGCCTCTGCAGGCGACCAGCGGCTGTCCTCTGTCCGAACCGTAACGCTCTGCCGGGTTCAGAGCGACCCGCCCTGGATTACGGTGGATATCGCCGCTGACGGCTTTCTGTATAATATGGTTCGCAACATTGTCGGCACCCTCGTCGAAATCGGGCGCGGACGCTGGCGGCCGGAGGAGATAGACCGGATTCTGGAGGCCAAAGACCGTGCGGCTGCCGGTCCAATCGCTCCGCCCGGCGGGCTTTGTCTGATGGAGATTTTTTACTGAATGAAGATTGTGCACATTATCACGCGTCTGATTGTCGGCGGGGCACAGGAAAACACCCTGATTACTTGCCGTCTTCTGGCCCGTCGCGGTCATGAGGTCGTGCTGGTTACAGGGCCGGCCGTCGGTCCGGAAGGGGCTCTCTTTGAGGAGGTCCGCAAAGACGGATACGAAGTCATTCTCCTGGATGAACTTTGTCGGGAAATCTCTCCGATGAACGATGTATCCGCCTATTGGAAGCTCAAGCGGCTTCTGAGTCGGCTGAATCCGGATATTGTCCATACCCACTCGGCCAAGGCGGGGATTCTGGGCCGCTGGGCCGGCTGGGCCTTAAAGGGCAGGCTTGCCGGTGGAAATCCTGTTCGCCCCTTCGTGGTTCATACCGTTCACGGGCTTGCGTTTCATCCGTATCAAAGCCGTCTCCTGAATCGCTTTTATATTGCCATGGAGAAGGCCGCCGCCCGCCGAACTGATGCCTTTCTGACTGTGGCGGATGCGATGACGGCACAGGCCAAAGCCGCCGGCATCGGTCTGGACAAACCCTGGACGACCGCCTATTCGGCCATAGAAGAAGAGCCGTTTGTCAATCCGCCTTCCGAGGAAGCCAAAGCGGCCTTTCGCCGGCAGTACAATCTGCCCGCTGAGGCGGTCGTTATTGTCAAAATCGCCCGGCTCTTCCACCTCAAGGGGCACGAGTATGTCATTCGTTCCGCCCAGACCCTGGCTCGGACCTGTCCGAATGTGTATTGGCTTTTCGTCGGCGACGGCATCCTGACTGAACAGCGAAAAGAGGAAATCCGACGGGCCGGCCTGGAAGAACGGTTTCGTTTTACCGGTCTTCTGCCTCCTTCCCGGATTCCGCTGGCCATCCATGCCTCTGATTTCCTTGTGCACTGTTCGCTGCGGGAAGGTCTTGCTCGCGTCCTGCCTCAGGCAATGCTCTGCGGCAAACCCGTCGTCAGTTTCGACATTGACGGCGCCCGCGAGGTGGTTAATCCCTCCACCGGATTTCTGATTGAACCCGAAAATGTCCAGCAGCTCATTTATGCCTGCCGGCAGCTGATTGACAATCCCGCTCTGCGGATGCAGCTGGGACAAAATGCCCGCCGCTCCGTTCTGGGCAAATTCGCTCCCGAAACGATGGTCAATACCATTGAGTCCGTCTATCAGAGACTGTTCAGCGAAATATCGCAGAAGTGCTGAACAGTCCTGACGGGCTTTTTTATTCCCGGAACCGTGCCTTCTCGAGCTGGTGCAGTTTTTTCCACACACCCGTTCGGAAAAAGAAGAAGAGGGCGGCCGCCCGGAAGGCCCAGTCGGCGGCGGTTGCCGTCCAGACACCCGCCAGTCCCCAGCCGAGGAAGAAGGCCAAAAGCCAGGTTCCTCCCAGCCGGAAAATCACGGTGCTGACCAACCCGACATACAAGGCCGACTTGGTATCCCCGGCCCCGCGAAGGGCGCCGATAAAAATAAAGGTAAACGCCATAAACGGCAGTTCCAGCCCGGCTATCCGCAGAGCCGTTCCCGCACCGGCCAGCACGTCCGGTGTTGCCCCGAATATCCGGACCAGCTGCGGTCCCCACAAGGCAAAGACGATGCTTAATAT contains:
- the truA gene encoding tRNA pseudouridine(38-40) synthase TruA, which codes for MDRRKIKLTIQYNGSRFHGWAAQPGLPTIQGTIEEAFEKLCGQKVEVVGSSRTDAGVHALGQVAHAVLADCPVPTANLQKALNRLLPEDIAVAAVEEVPDSFDAVSDTRSKLYRYTIHNGSVRPVLEIHRCWHYPYPLDIGAMQQAAERLLGTRDFKSFASAGDQRLSSVRTVTLCRVQSDPPWITVDIAADGFLYNMVRNIVGTLVEIGRGRWRPEEIDRILEAKDRAAAGPIAPPGGLCLMEIFY
- a CDS encoding glycosyltransferase family 4 protein, with protein sequence MKIVHIITRLIVGGAQENTLITCRLLARRGHEVVLVTGPAVGPEGALFEEVRKDGYEVILLDELCREISPMNDVSAYWKLKRLLSRLNPDIVHTHSAKAGILGRWAGWALKGRLAGGNPVRPFVVHTVHGLAFHPYQSRLLNRFYIAMEKAAARRTDAFLTVADAMTAQAKAAGIGLDKPWTTAYSAIEEEPFVNPPSEEAKAAFRRQYNLPAEAVVIVKIARLFHLKGHEYVIRSAQTLARTCPNVYWLFVGDGILTEQRKEEIRRAGLEERFRFTGLLPPSRIPLAIHASDFLVHCSLREGLARVLPQAMLCGKPVVSFDIDGAREVVNPSTGFLIEPENVQQLIYACRQLIDNPALRMQLGQNARRSVLGKFAPETMVNTIESVYQRLFSEISQKC